GCCTGTCTGCCTACTTTCAGGGTAAATGTGCTGCCTGCGCCTGCGACGCCATGGAAGAAACCGGCAAGGGATTTGGCAATTACATGATCATACTGGGCATAACCGAGACCGTGGCCCTGCTGGTGATGGCGTTTACCTTGGGCATTTTGAGTAAGCTTGCCGGAGGATAAGTTCCTTTTTTTGACGTAGGGGAGAAGATCACCATGCGCTCCTCCCTCCTGAAGACCTTTATCTTTGTTTTTCTCATCGGAGGACTGATGATATTTGCTATCGTACTGCTTCCGGGACAAATCCGATGACTGCCGTACCGGCATCATCCGGAAAGTCAAGCCTCCATCGTTCCCATTTATTCCGGCGTACGGATGATGATTACCGGCCGTTTTGCGTTCGTAGCCACCGTATGCGCTGTGCTGCCGAGCATCAGTTCACGGAACCAGCCTCTTCCATGGGAGCCCATCCAGATGACTGAAACGTCCTCCTCATCGGCAATTCTTATGATCTCGAGGGGGGGATCCCCCCACTTTACAATTGCCCTGACTTTTATGCCCTTTGCAGCAACACTGCTGCGGATTGCTTCCACCTGTTCCTTTGACTTCAGGACCGCATTCTCGATCTCCCTTTTAGTCTCGCCCTGAGATACCACATGGAGGAGAATGACCTCCCCCACCCCCCTTGTCGTGCTGAGAAGGGATATCGCACGGTCAGAGTATTGAGAGAAATCAATCGGACAGAGGATCCGGGAGAGTATCATCGGGCAGAACATTTCATAGGTCTTCCCCTTTATCTTCTCGATAATTTTATGGCGCATAATCAGCACATTGGTCCTGCTTTGGCGGAGAACTCCCATTGATACGCTGCCAAGAAGGATCCCATCCACAAGGCTGTTCCCCCGTGCACCTACAACAATCAGGGAAACGCCTCTTTCCTCGGCTGTTTCGATAATTGCTCCGGCGGTGTCAGATGAGATCTTTACCGACGTTGTCACCCTAAGATTTTTGCTGAGGTTTTCAAGATAGTATTTCTCTTCCTCGAGGAAATTTTCGCCGGTCCGGTAGAATATATCCCCTATCTTTCCACCCCCCCTCGGAGATCTGGCCTCTTCGACAACGTGGAGCAGGATGACATCACGGGCTCCCGGAAAACCGGCGATGCAGTCAAGCGTCTTCTTTGCATATTCTGAAAAATCCGTGGGGAAGAGCACTTTTTCAAACATAAATTACATCCTGATAGACACTACCTGACCCTGCCACATATAGCGTACTGCGGGGTCTTCTTTTTTAAACATTTCCTACTGCCTCCAATATTTTAATGGTATCTTTGGATATTTTACCTGGTTTACCCTTAAGCCAGCCCGGAAACGTTATGCAATACCGGTATGCTTCAGGACACAGGGTCATTATGGGGTGGAATGTATCGTTATTCCCTATCTGATAAATGGAGCAGGAAACATTTCGCTCCAATGAAATTTTTTTGTTTGATTTCCCGATCATTTTAACTCTCCCACCGTCCTGTATCACGCGCCCATGTTTCCGGGGTTGAACCCAAACAGGTTCGGATTGCCACCTTGATCCGGCAGATTTGGTTAAGGAGAAACATTTATCGTTACGGACAGTAGAGGTGAGAGCGATTATAATTGAAATCTGCCTATGCCGACCAATATGACCGAGATCATCGAGAAGTTGAAAAAAGGAGCGATAGGCCGTTGCCGGGAGCGAATCATTGAAGCACGGGCGAACCCGAAAGAGACTATCACCATAACAAAAAATTCGCACCAGAACCACGGTCTGACCTCACACTTAAAAAAAATGCGGGGGTTATAAGGGGGATTGTAGATGGTGCCGGAAAAATCCGTTTTGCAGCAGGTTCGTGAAAAGGAGCTGATGTTCAGCATCAAAATATATGAGGCACGCGGGAAAGCCGAAGAAGTAATCCAGAATGCAAGAAAAGAAGCCTCTGAAATGGTTGAGAATTCAGAGAGGGAGGGGAAAAAGGCAGCCCGGGAATTATACGAAAGAGAGATGGAAATCATACGACAGGAGGTTGAGCAGCTCAGAAGTCAGGGCATACAGGAGGCAAAGGCAACAAAAGCAGAGGCGGAACGTAATTTAGAACCAGCGATCCGGAATATCGTGACAACTGTCTCAATGGGATAGGGCACCATGCTGCAGAAGATGAGAAAAGTCCAGATCATAGGGCCGAAAAAAGAACTGCAGAGCGTTGTTGATATCCTGTACCATACCGGAACTGTTCATCTTGAGGACCTCTCAAAGACCATCCTTCCGGGTGATACCATCTTACGGAAGATGGATATCGAAAAAGGCGGGGATATCGCAAACATTCTGGTAAAGATCGGGGGCATTTTCCTCGCTCTGCCCAAAATACGTGATGATGCCGGGAAGCAGGCAAAGATCTTAGAAGAACTCCGGATCAAAAGCCACAACGACCTGATTGCGAGGGCAAACCAGGTGATTGAGGAACTGGAATCGACCACAAAGGATCTTGCCTCGACCAAGAATGACCTGGAATTCACCCTTAATGCGCTGGACAGGTATGAAAAAATCATTAAAAAGATCCAGCCATTGGAGAACCAGTTGCCGATTCTGGAAGGGTTTGAAGTTACAGTCATCCTCATTCAGCGCGAGTTCAAGGATGTCCTTGAGATCATAAGGAATACGCTTGTCGAAATTACCAGAAATCAGTTCGAACTGATCTCTGCGGATGTGGACGAGGCAACCATTGCGACGGTTGTCGTGTTCAACAAGAAATACTCCGAACAGGTGCACTCGTTCATCTTCTCCCAGAATGTGAACGAGGTCAGGCTGCCATCGGAATATCTGGGAAAACCGTTCCATGAAGTCCTTCACCTGATTACGGAAAAAAGAACAAAGTTGGGTGAGGAGATCGGGGTCATTGATAACAAACTCGTGAAACTCTCGGCAGAATGGTACCAGGAGCTTGCAGTCCTCAAAAAGGTGCTTGATGACAGGAATGAAGAAGCAGGAGTCTTTGGCAAATTCGGCCAGACAGAGTATACTTTTTTTATCCTTGGCTGGATCCCCAAAAAATATCTGGGCAGTACAAAAGAGGTCCTGAAAAATACATTCGGAAACCGGGTCATCGTCAACGAGCTTGACGTGAGTCCGGATAATATGGACGAGGCACCGACGTTCTATGATAACCCGGCGTTCGTGAAACCTTTTGAATTCCTCATGCAGATGGTCAGCCCGCCCAAGTACCGCGAGGTCGACCCGAGCCCGTTGTTTGCGATTTTCTTCCCGTTCTTCTTCGGTCTCATGGTCGGCGATATTGCGTACGGGATCATTATCCTTGTGTTTGCCCTGATCATGAAAAAGAAGTATAAAATGGAAATCTGGCTCCAGCACCTGATGAACATCCTGATCATATCCTCGATCCCGACTATCTTTTTTGGGATCCTCTTTGGCGAATTCTTTGGGAATTTCGGTGAAGAGATGGGCTGGATCCATCCGGTCAACTTTCTTGGCATAACCTGGAACAGGATCGAGGCGTTGGTGCCTTTGCTCATCCTTGCGATTGCCATAGGGGTGTTCCATGTATTCCTTGGTCTCGCCATTGGAATTATCAATTCCCTTGCCAAGAAGAGCAGGAAACATGCGATTGAAAAGGCGGGGATGATCGCCGCGATCACCGGGCTCCTCCTCATCATCGGAGCCTCGGCAAAGATGTTTCCCGAGATCCTCCTTCAGCCAGGAGTTGTGCTGATCATTATCGCGCTACCGTTAATCATCTATGGCGGCGGATTCTTCGGAGTATTTGAGATCATGAGCACTGTCGGCAACATTCTTTCCTATGCCCGTATCATGGCAATCGGGATGGCATCGGTCATTCTCGCTCTGGTCGCCAATAAACTCGGGGGAATGATGGATGTTGCACTGGTCGGGTTTTTAATCGCCGCCCTTCTGCATATAGTTAATATCGGCCTTGCGATGTTCAGCCCGTTTTTACATTCCTTCAGGCTGCATGTAGTAGAATTCAATTCCAAATTTTACGAGGGAGGGGGAAAGATGTACAAACCGTTTAAAAGGGAAGAAAAAGGAGGATGAGGTGATGTAATGTGTGTTGAGTACGTCGCAGGGTATCGTAAAGGTTCTGTATGACGGTTGAAAATTGACAGCAGCAGTAGTTGTGTTATTTGATTAAAAAAAGGGGTGTTGTTAACAATGGTGGACTGGGGAATTCCTATTGGAGCCGGAATTGCATTCGGACTTGGGGCATTGGGAACAGGTATTGCACAATCAAAGATCGGGTCTGCGGGAGCAGGAACAATTGCAGAAAGACCTGAGACGTTCGGTCTCATGGTAATTCTCGTTGCAATTCCCGAAACTCTTGTGATTCTTGGTTTCGTGGTCGCGGCAATGATCATGATCATGCTTGTATGAATATATGCCCGTACCATAACCGCCAAATGTACGAGGGTATATTGAACCATGCCATATCGGGTGTCTTACGTAACCGGTAACTTTTGGGGGATTATGAGGATTGGATATAAAAATACCTGCTGGAGAGCAATGAACCGGGGTTGGTAATCAGATGTCTATTGAGCAGTTGATCGAATCCGTCGAGGTGAGTGCTGAAGAAAAGATCAGCGAGCTGTTAAAAAAGGCAGAAGACGATGCTGCAGAGATTAAGAAAGATGCACAGGCAAAGGATGAAATTATCAAAAAGAGGCATCTGGCAGCGACCAAAAAATCAATCGAGATGGAGAGAAACAAATTGCTCGCAAAGGTAAAAGAGGAGACCCGGATGGAGTTGACCCGGGTCAAGGATGAAGTCTTCAGAAAAGCCTTTTTGGAAGCCCAAAAAATTCTTTCGTCGGCAAGAGAGCAACCGGATTACGAAAATAATTTCAAAAAATTGCTGTCAGAGGCGGTTCTGGAGATTGAAGGCGGAGAAATCAGCCTGCACATCGACAAACGGGATGAGACCCTCTGTAAAAAGCTGTTGCCGCAACTCAAACTGAACTGCGATATCGTTACCGATGTTACCTGTGCCGGGGGGTTGAATGCGGGCACAAAAGATGGCAGATTCGTCGTGTTCAATACGATAGAGTCGAGGTTTGAAACGGCAAAGGAGATCTTAAAACCGGAAATTATTGAAATACTGTACGGTGGTAAGGGTGGAGTATGACTACGTAAACGCACGGATCAAGGGCATGAAAAGTCGCCTGCTTGACCCGCACGTCTTTGAGACCCTGATCCTTAAGCCCGATGTTGAATCCGTCATTGCCGAGCTGGAAAACACGCCCTATAAAGAGGAGATAGAAAAAGCCAGTGTCCAGTATTCCGGGATTGCATGTATTGAGGTGGCGTTGCGGAAGGATTTCACGAATGCGTTCCGGAAGATCTTAAAATACATGAAAGGGGGGGATGCCGAAGATTATTTACGCATCCTACTGGGCCGGTGGGATGTCCAGAACATCAAGACCATCCTGCGGGGAAAGAACATCCACGTGACACCGGCAGAGATCATCGAGTGCCTGGTCCCGGCAGGAGAACTGGATGACGTTACATTGATCGAGCTGATCAAGCAGCAGGACCCCAAGTCAGTGATCGACCTCCTTGCCACGTGGGGGATCGATTATGCAAAGCCTCTGACACGGAATTTCAGGGAATATTCTGAAAAAAGGGATCTTGCAGTCCTTGAGTATGCGATTGACCGGTTTTATTTTGAACATGCACTGAAAACGCTCAAAGAAGATGGATATGACGATCATGTCGTCCGTGACATGGTCATGACGGAGATTGATGTGACCAATATCAAGAGCGTGCTCCGGATGATACGGGATCACATCGAGATTGAAGAGGCGCAGAGGTATTTGATCAAGGGCGGGATCACACTGAATCCCGAGAAGCTGCTCTCCATGGTCAGGTCAGGAACGCTCGAAGGTGCGATCAAGTTCCTGGAGACAACGCCATACAGCTTCCTCTCCAAAGTACCCGATGAGGTTTTCAAAGCACAAAAAATATCGGTATTCGAAAAAGAACTCGAGAAATACCTTGTAAAGCAGGGGATGGGCCGGATCCTTGGCGACCCCTTAAGTATCGCAATCGCTGTGGGTTATATCTGGGCAAAATACAACGAAATCACCAACATCAGGATCATCGCGCGGTGCAAGACGGCAGATGTTCCTGAAAGAGAAGTGAGGGAGGAACTGATCTATGTATAAATTTGTGGTTGTCACCGATCCTGATTCGGCGCCGGGGTTCCGGCTTGCCGGTGTGGATGTTCTTGAGGCATCGGGTCTTGACGAGGCAAAGAAGATCATATCCCCCCTTATCTATAAGGACGATACGGGGATCATCGCGATCAGTGAAGACCTGATGGCCGGACTGGACGAAAAACTGATAGAAAAGATCAACAGGACATACCGTCCGATCATCATTCCAATCCCTTCGAGGATTAAGGGTATCGACAGGACGAGTTACATCGAACGTCTGCTGCAGAGGGCGATCGGGTATAACATCGTGATAAGGAGGTAGGGGTCATGATAACAGGGGTTATTTCACGGATTTCCGGTCCGGTGGTTCTTTCGGACCAGATGAAAGGATCGAAGATGTATGACGTCGTGAAAGTGGGGAACGAGGAACTGAACGGGGAGATCATACGCCTTGATGGCAGCCAGGCGGTCGTTCAGGTCTATGAGGACACGTCGGGCCTGAAGATCGGTGAGAAAGTCCTGAACACGGAAACGCCCCTCTCGGTTGACCTCGGCCCGGGTCTCCTCTCCTCGATTTATGACGGCATCCAGAGACCGTTGCCGGTGCTGGAAAAAAAGAGCGGCAGTTTCATTTCCCGTGGTATCGCCGTCCCGGGGATTGACAGGGAAAAGAAGTGGGAGTTTGTCGCAACTGCAGGGAAGGGGGATGCGGTATCCGGTGGCGACATTATTGGGACCGTGAAGGAGTACCATATCGAACACAGGATCATGGTTCCCCACCACATTTCAGGAACCATACGGGAGATCCATAGCGGCGTGTTCACGGTTGAAGAACCCGTCTGCACGCTCGAGGGCGGTGTCCCGATAACGATGCTGCAGAAGTGGCCCGTCAGGAAAGGGAGGCCCTACCAAAAAAAGATGGACCCGCGCCTGCTCCTAATCACCGGGCAGAGAATTTTTGATACCATGTTCCCGGTGGCAAAAGGAGGAACCGCCATGATCCCCGGTGGTTTTGGAACAGGAAAGACGGTGGCAGAACAGACCCTTGCAAAATGGTCCGACACCCAGGTTGTAGTGTACATCGGCTGCGGGGAACGGGGAAATGAGATGACCGATGTGCTGACCGAATTTCCCGAGCTTGTGGATCCAAGAACAAAGATGCCCCTTATCCAGCGGACAATCCTGATCGCAAACACATCGAACATGCCCGTGGCAGCGAGGGAAGCCTCGATCTACACCGGGATCACGATGGCGGAGTACTACCGGGACATGGGATATGACGTTGCCCTGATGGCAGACTCCACATCAAGGTGGGGCGAGGCATTGAGGGAAGTCTCGGGCAGGCTGGAAGAGATGCCAGGCGAAGAAGGATACCCTGCGTACCTTGCGACACGGCTGGCCGCATTCTATGAGCGGGCCGGACGGGTGGTCTGTCTCGGTTCCGGCGGGGAACGCCTTGGCTCCATCACGATTATCGGTGCGGTATCGCCACCGGGCGGGGATTTCTCGGAACCCATTACCCAGAACACACTCAGGATTGCAGGAACCTTCTGGGCGCTTGATACCAGTCTTGCATACCGGCGGCATTTCCCGTCCGTGAACTGGATCAAGAGTTACTCGCTCTATCTGGAAAGCTTTCAGGACTGGTTTGTCCAGAGCGGATTTGTCGACTGGAAGGAGTTGCGGGACAGGACGATGTACCTTTTACAGAAAGAGGTTGAACTGCAGGAGATCGTGCAGCTTGTCGGTCCGGATGCACTGCCGGAGAGTGAGAAAGTGATACTGGAGATCACGAGGATGATACGGGAGGATTTCCTCCAGCAGAGCGCCTACCATGAGGTCGATTCCTTCTGCCCGCTCGAAAAGCAGTACTGGATGCTCAAGGTCATCCTTGCGTTCTATGACCGGGCGAGCGAAGCGATGAATCAGGGAATTGCGCTGAACAAGATCCTGAAGCTGCCGCTCAAGGTAGAGATCGGAAGGATGAAGGAACAGGTTGACATGAACCGGATCCAGGGCCTGATTTCCGAGATTGATAAATATATCGGTGCACTTGAGGTGGAGAGATGAAACCGGTCAGCCTCATGACAAAGGAATGCAGGACGGTCAGCTATGTATCAGGGCCGTTGATATTTGTCCAGTACGTAAAGGGGGTCTCATTCGGGGAGATCGCCCGGATTACCCTCCCTTCCGGGGAGGAGAGGACAGGGCAGGTCCTTGACGTGTCAAGGGATCTTGCTGTCGTTCAGGTCTTTGAGGGTACCAGCGGGATCGACAACAAGGAGACCCGGGTCCGGTTCACCGGAAAACCTCCTACGGTAGACGTTTCGATCGATATGCTCGGGAGGACCTTAAACGGTGTCGGAAAACCCCGTGACGGAGGCCCCGACATTATCCAGGAAGCAAGCCTGGATATCAACGGAATGCCGATCAACCCGTACGCGAGGGACAAACCCGCCGACTTCATCCAGACGGGCATGTCCACCATTGACGCGTTAAATACCCTTGTAAGGGGCCAGAAACTCCCGATATTCTCCGGCGCAGGTCTGCCCGCAAACAAACTTGCCGCCCAAATCGCCCGGCAGGCAAAGGTGCTTGGCGAAGGTGAGAACTTTGCGGTGGTCTTTGTCGCCATGGGGATTACATATAAAGAAGCATCGTTCTTCAGGAATGATTTCGAGCGGACCGGGGCCCTTGAACGCGTGGTATTTTTTATGAACCTTGCCGATGACCCGACCATTGAAAGGATTGCAACCCCGAGGTGCGCCCTCACGGTCGCAGAATACCTCGCGTTTACACATAACCTCCATGTCCTCGTGATCCTGACCGACATGATCAATTACTGCGAGGCGTTGCGGGAGATCTCCACAGCACGGGAGGAGGTCCCGGGAAGAAGGGGGTATCCGGGCTATATGTATACGGATCTCGCATCCATCTATGAGCGTGCCGGGAGGATTAAGGGAAAGACGGGATCGATCACCCAGATCCCTATCCTGACCATGCCGGACGATGATATCACCCACCCGGTACCGGATCTCACCGGTTACATCACCGAGGGACAGATCGTGCTTTCCCGGGACCTGTACCGGAGGGGTGCGGACCCGCCGATAGACGTCCTGCCCTGCCTCTCGCGGCTGATGAACCTTGGCATCGGGCCTGGAAAAACCCGCGAGGATCACCGGAACGTTGCCGACCAGCTCTACGCTTCCTATGCGTACGGCAGAGACCTGCGGCGGCTCGTGGCGATTGTCGGTGAAGAAGCACTGACAGAGCTGGACAAGAAATACCTGAAATTTGCAGACGAGTTCGAGAAGAAGTTCATCACGCAGGCAGACGAGAACCGGAGCCTTGAAAGGACACTGGAGATCGGCTGGGATCTCATGTCGATGCTTCCGGAAGAAGAACTGAAACGGATAAAACTGGACTTTATCAGGAAGTATCACCCGGCATACCGCAAGGGATGAGCCATGGAGCAGGTAAACCCGACAAGGATGGAACTCATCAAGAAAAACGCCCAGATCAAGCTCGCCGAGCAGGGCAGGAACCTTCTGCGGGAGAAGATGGATGCGCTCGTGCAGGAGTTCTTCCTCATCATGGAGTCGGTCTCCAAGTCGCGGGAGGAACTGGAGATCGTTGCCAGCTCAGCACAGCGCTCGCTTTTAACCGCTCTTGCCGTTGACGATTCTGTCACCCTAAAGTCTGCTTCCTTTGCCACACGGAAAGGCCTGTTCATCGATATCACGGGAAAAAATATCATGGGTGTCCCGGTCCCGGTACTTCAGAAAAAGAGGGTGGCAAAGAGCGTGCTGGAGAGGGGTTACAGTATTCTGGGAGTAAGCGGGAGGATCGATGAGGTGGCGGAGAAGTTCGAGATCGAACTGGACCTGATCATCGGGCTTGCTGAGACAGAGACCTCGCTTCGAAGGCTTGGGGGCGAGATCCAGATGACGCGGAGGAGGGTGAATGCGCTGGAGCAGGTGCTTATCCCGGATTTAAGAAAACAGGCAAAATATATCGAAAATACCATTGACGAACGGGAACGGGAAGACCTGTTCCGGTTAAAAAAAGTGAAAAAGATTATCGAACGCAGGAAAAAGGCAGCCCAGAGAGCTCCTGCCGACCGGCAATAAAAAGTCCCTGTTATCATAAAAAATCAACAATGAGATGAACGGATGGGGGTGGATGCCATACGTGTGACGGCCGAATGATGAAGACCCGCGCACTCTGAAGCAGCCGGTCGCAGCGATTAAGTGATCCGATAACCATCTTTTTATCCCGTTTATTGCAATAATAACAAACGATGACCCCGGTGCTTGTTCATGCGTTCAATGGCATAAGCCAGGCAGCCCCCGTTTTTCTTTTGCTTCCCGGCATTTCTTTTCTCGATCATTTCAGGAACCTGTGTTCTACCGGCAACCGTATTGCAGGATTGGAAGCGGCACTTGACGTCCGGGGTCTTATCCGCCTGTTAACCCACTATGACCCTGATATCCGGTATAAAGCGGCGGAAGCGTTGGGAGAGATCGGGGATCCGGGTGCGGTGGAACCTCTTGCGAGGCTTTTGAACGGGGAAGAACTGAGCGGGATACGGTGGAAGGCAGCTGAAGCGCTCGGAAAGATTGGAAAACCTTCGGTGGAACCGCTCATTGCAGCGCTCCGGCATCCGGATGACGATGTACGGTGGAAGGCAGCCATCACTCTGGGAGAAATTGGCGATCCGCGGGCAATTGATCCACTCATAAGGCTGCTGTCAGATGAAGACCGGTTCGTCAAAGGCCGCGCTGCCCTGGCACTTGGTATGATTGGAAAGCCTGCCCTCGAACCGCTGATCTCTGCTTTGTGCAAGGGTGACGGTAATATGCGCTGGGGGGCAGCAATCGCGCTGGGAAAGGTACAGGATCCGGCGTCGGTTAAACCGCTAATCAGGGCACTTGCGGACAAATATGACAATGTGAGGGCAGAAGCAGCAGCCTCACTGGCCGCAATCGGGACTCCTGCAATTGCCCCCCTGATCCATTTCTTGAAATATTCAGAAAAGCCTGTTCGCCTTGAAGTGATGAATGCGCTGGGAGAGCTTCATGCAAGTGATGCTATTGAACCGCTGGTACAGATGCTGGAAAAAGCAGACGAGCAGGAAAGGTATGCCATCGCATCCATACTCGACGCAATACTTACCCCCTCATGCGAACAACTGGCAAAACGGTTGTGGAACGGCGATGATCAGGCAGAAAATACCCCCCACAAAGGACCGGACCAAGACGGGATAAACGGGGGGGAAAAGTTGGGATGACGGCAACCGGCGAACCGCTTAACCAGTTGATTGCAGCGCTGCATGATCCCTCGATAGATGTCAGGCACAGTTCCATTTTGCAACTGGCAGCGTATGGTGAATCTGCTGTCATGCCCCTGATCAGGGCGCTCAGAGATGCACAGGGCTCTGATGAGCGGTGGTATGTTGCGACCACACTGGCACGGATCGGGCAACCTGCAGTACACCCGCTTATTGCAGCAATGAAAAAAAATTCCGACCCGGAATTTCGAAAATATGTTGCAGCGGCGCTGGGTACCATCGGGGCCCCTGCCGTTGAACCACTTATCGATGCGCTCGCAGATGATGACCGGGAACTGCGCGGGTTTATCTCTCTTGCTCTCTGCAGGATTGGAAAACCTGCAATCGGACCTCTCACCCGCTGCCTTGAAGAGGGTAGCGGGATCATTAAAACCTGTGCTGGTCTGACCCTCTGGCAGATGGGAGAAGAGGGTATTGGAATTATGGTCAGCCAGGCAGCCCGTGAAGGGAATACCAAAAAGGGCACATGAAACTGTTGAAAACACCAGATTTTTTGTTGCTGCAATCAGAAACGAACAGATAAATCTCACCATGCCTACCATTCCGGTATGTTGCAGCTCTCTTCCCGGATGCAGGAGTACGAAAAAACCCTGCAGGCGGCACTTGATGCTGCAATGATTATTGCGTGTCAGGCGCGGTCCCGCGGGATGGATCCCTCGACAGAAGTTGAGATCCCGGTTGCAAACGACCTTGCCGATCGCGTTGAGGCTCTTCTTGGCATCCGGGGTGTTGCCGTCCGTATCCGTGAGCTGGAACAGCAGATGTCAAGAGAGGAGGTTGCGCTCAGGATCGGCGATGATTTTGTGCAGCGGAGATTCGGGGAGACAAGCCGCGAACAGATCCTCGACCATTCCATCCGCACCGCCATGGCACTGTTGACTGAAGGCGTAGTTGCAGCGCCAACCGAAGGGATCGCAAAGATAGGCATCGGGGTGAATGATGACGGCACCGAGTACCTGAAGATCTATTATGCAGGGCCGATCAGGAGTGCCGGGGGAACGGCGCAGGCTCTCTCGGTACTTGTGGGGGATTATGTTCGCCATGCACTGGGCATCAACCGGTATATGCCCCGGCAGGAAGAGATCGAGCGCTATATCGAGGAGATACGTCAGTACAACAACATAATGAACCTACAGTACCTGCCCAGTGAACAGGAGATCCGGCTTATCGTTAAAAACTGCCCGGTCTGTATTGATGGCGAAGCAACAGAGCAGGAGGAGGTTTCAGGACACCGGAACCTTGAACGGGTGGAAACAAACACTGTCCGTGGAGGGATGGCGCTTGTGCTTGCGGAAGGTATCGCGGGAAAAGCACGCAAGCTTAAAAGTAAAGTCGAACAGATGCAAATGGAGGGGTGGGACTGGCTTGACAAGATTGTAAAAGACAATACAGACGAAGGCACGGTCAACATCAAACCTCTCGACAAGTATCTCCGCGATCTCATTGGCGGCCGGCCGGTCTTTTCCTATCCCATGCGCAAAGGAGGGTTCCGGCTCCGTTAC
Above is a genomic segment from Methanoregula sp. containing:
- a CDS encoding universal stress protein, which encodes MFEKVLFPTDFSEYAKKTLDCIAGFPGARDVILLHVVEEARSPRGGGKIGDIFYRTGENFLEEEKYYLENLSKNLRVTTSVKISSDTAGAIIETAEERGVSLIVVGARGNSLVDGILLGSVSMGVLRQSRTNVLIMRHKIIEKIKGKTYEMFCPMILSRILCPIDFSQYSDRAISLLSTTRGVGEVILLHVVSQGETKREIENAVLKSKEQVEAIRSSVAAKGIKVRAIVKWGDPPLEIIRIADEEDVSVIWMGSHGRGWFRELMLGSTAHTVATNAKRPVIIIRTPE
- a CDS encoding V-type ATP synthase subunit I, giving the protein MLQKMRKVQIIGPKKELQSVVDILYHTGTVHLEDLSKTILPGDTILRKMDIEKGGDIANILVKIGGIFLALPKIRDDAGKQAKILEELRIKSHNDLIARANQVIEELESTTKDLASTKNDLEFTLNALDRYEKIIKKIQPLENQLPILEGFEVTVILIQREFKDVLEIIRNTLVEITRNQFELISADVDEATIATVVVFNKKYSEQVHSFIFSQNVNEVRLPSEYLGKPFHEVLHLITEKRTKLGEEIGVIDNKLVKLSAEWYQELAVLKKVLDDRNEEAGVFGKFGQTEYTFFILGWIPKKYLGSTKEVLKNTFGNRVIVNELDVSPDNMDEAPTFYDNPAFVKPFEFLMQMVSPPKYREVDPSPLFAIFFPFFFGLMVGDIAYGIIILVFALIMKKKYKMEIWLQHLMNILIISSIPTIFFGILFGEFFGNFGEEMGWIHPVNFLGITWNRIEALVPLLILAIAIGVFHVFLGLAIGIINSLAKKSRKHAIEKAGMIAAITGLLLIIGASAKMFPEILLQPGVVLIIIALPLIIYGGGFFGVFEIMSTVGNILSYARIMAIGMASVILALVANKLGGMMDVALVGFLIAALLHIVNIGLAMFSPFLHSFRLHVVEFNSKFYEGGGKMYKPFKREEKGG
- a CDS encoding ATPase, which encodes MVDWGIPIGAGIAFGLGALGTGIAQSKIGSAGAGTIAERPETFGLMVILVAIPETLVILGFVVAAMIMIMLV
- a CDS encoding V-type ATP synthase subunit E; protein product: MSIEQLIESVEVSAEEKISELLKKAEDDAAEIKKDAQAKDEIIKKRHLAATKKSIEMERNKLLAKVKEETRMELTRVKDEVFRKAFLEAQKILSSAREQPDYENNFKKLLSEAVLEIEGGEISLHIDKRDETLCKKLLPQLKLNCDIVTDVTCAGGLNAGTKDGRFVVFNTIESRFETAKEILKPEIIEILYGGKGGV
- the ahaC gene encoding ATP synthase A1 subunit C is translated as MVRVEYDYVNARIKGMKSRLLDPHVFETLILKPDVESVIAELENTPYKEEIEKASVQYSGIACIEVALRKDFTNAFRKILKYMKGGDAEDYLRILLGRWDVQNIKTILRGKNIHVTPAEIIECLVPAGELDDVTLIELIKQQDPKSVIDLLATWGIDYAKPLTRNFREYSEKRDLAVLEYAIDRFYFEHALKTLKEDGYDDHVVRDMVMTEIDVTNIKSVLRMIRDHIEIEEAQRYLIKGGITLNPEKLLSMVRSGTLEGAIKFLETTPYSFLSKVPDEVFKAQKISVFEKELEKYLVKQGMGRILGDPLSIAIAVGYIWAKYNEITNIRIIARCKTADVPEREVREELIYV
- a CDS encoding V-type ATP synthase subunit F; protein product: MYKFVVVTDPDSAPGFRLAGVDVLEASGLDEAKKIISPLIYKDDTGIIAISEDLMAGLDEKLIEKINRTYRPIIIPIPSRIKGIDRTSYIERLLQRAIGYNIVIRR
- a CDS encoding V-type ATP synthase subunit A translates to MITGVISRISGPVVLSDQMKGSKMYDVVKVGNEELNGEIIRLDGSQAVVQVYEDTSGLKIGEKVLNTETPLSVDLGPGLLSSIYDGIQRPLPVLEKKSGSFISRGIAVPGIDREKKWEFVATAGKGDAVSGGDIIGTVKEYHIEHRIMVPHHISGTIREIHSGVFTVEEPVCTLEGGVPITMLQKWPVRKGRPYQKKMDPRLLLITGQRIFDTMFPVAKGGTAMIPGGFGTGKTVAEQTLAKWSDTQVVVYIGCGERGNEMTDVLTEFPELVDPRTKMPLIQRTILIANTSNMPVAAREASIYTGITMAEYYRDMGYDVALMADSTSRWGEALREVSGRLEEMPGEEGYPAYLATRLAAFYERAGRVVCLGSGGERLGSITIIGAVSPPGGDFSEPITQNTLRIAGTFWALDTSLAYRRHFPSVNWIKSYSLYLESFQDWFVQSGFVDWKELRDRTMYLLQKEVELQEIVQLVGPDALPESEKVILEITRMIREDFLQQSAYHEVDSFCPLEKQYWMLKVILAFYDRASEAMNQGIALNKILKLPLKVEIGRMKEQVDMNRIQGLISEIDKYIGALEVER